Below is a genomic region from Nocardioides panacis.
CCGCTGCACGACAGCCCGCGCGCCGGGCTGAAGTCGGTGCTGGACGGGCTGCGGTTCCTCCGGCGCTCGCCCAACCTGCGGATGACGTTCGTCCTCGACCTCTGCGCGATGGTGCTCGCCCAGCCCCGCGCGCTGTTCCCGGCGCTCGCCTACAAGGTGTACGGCGGCGGGGCCGGCGTGGTGGGCCTGCTGCAGGCGGCGCCGGCCGCCGGGGCGATCGTGGCGTTCCTGTTCTCGGGGTGGATCACCAAGGTGCGCCTGCAGGGGCTGGCGATCGTGATCGCGGTGCTGGTCTACGGGGCCGCCGTCGGCGGGGTCGGGCTCACCGACGTGCTGTGGATCGGGGTGGCGTTCCTGGCGGTGTCGGGGATGGCCGACATGATCAGCTCGGCCTACCGCAACACGGTGCTGCAGGTCGCCGCCCCGGACCACCTGCGCGGCCGGCTGCAGGGCGTGTTCATCGTCGTGGTGGCCGGCGGGCCGCGGGCCGGCGACTTCCTGGCCGGGTCGGTGGCGAGCCACACGGGGGAGCAGCTCGCGCTGGTGCTCGGCGGAGCCGCGTGCATCGTCGGCGTGCTCACCGCGAGCGCGCTGTCGCGGCGGTTCCTGGAGTACGACGCGCGGCACCCGACCCCCTGACCGTGCCGTGGGCGGGATCACGTCCGCATGCCGGAAAATAGATGGTTGCAGAACGCAAGCATTGGGTACGCTGAGCGGGAACCCGACAGAGATACCGAGGACATGACAGACACCGCTCAGACCACCGCCACCCCGGCCCCGCACGTCGAGGAGCCGATGTCGCACCGCGAGGTCCTCGAGGCCCTCTCCGGGCTGCTGCTCGCCCTGTTCGTGGCGATGCTGTCCTCGACGGTGGTGACCAACGCCCTGCCGCGCATCGTCACCGACCTCAACGGCAGCGAGTCCGGCTACACCTGGATCGTGGTGGCCACGCTGCTGACGATGACCGCCTCGACGCCGGTCTGGGGCAAGCTCGCCGACCTGTTCAACAAGAAGATGCTCGTGCAGACGGCGCTGGTGATCTACTCGATCGGCTCCCTGATCGCGGCGGTCGCTCCCAACATGGGCTCGCTGATCGCGGCCCGCGCCGTCCAGGGCCTCGGTGTCGGCGGCCTGACCGCGCTGGTCCAGGTCGTGATCGCCTCGATCGTGTCCCCGCGCGAGCGCGGGCGCTACTCCGGCTACATCGGTGCGGTCTTCGCGCTCGCCACGGTCAGCGGACCGCTCATCGGTGGCGTGATCGTCGACTCGCCGCTCGGCTGGCGCGGCTGCTTCTTCGTCGGCCTGCCGATCGCGGTGATCGCCTTCGGCGTGCTGCAGAAGACCCTGCACGTGCAGACCGTCAAGCGCGAGGTCAGCATCGACTGCCTCGGCGCCCTGCTGCTCACCGGCGGCGTCTCCACCCTGCTGATCTGGGTGTCGCTGGCCGGCCACGACTTCGACTGGGCCTCGGTGACCACCGGCTGGATGATCGCGCTCGGCGTGCTGCTGCTCGTCGCCGCGGTCGTCACCGAGATGAGGGCCAAGGAGCCGATCATCCCGCTGCGCCTGTTCCGCGACCGTACGACGAGCCTCGCCACGTTCGCGTCGGTGATGATCGGCATCGCGATGTTCGGGTCCACGGTCTACCTGTCGCAGTACTTCCAGATCGCCCACGGCATGACCCCGACGCACGCCGGCCTGATGACCATCGCGATGGTCGGCGGCCTGATGGTCTCCAGCCTGACCACCGGCCGGATCATCAGCCGGACCGGGGTGTGGAAGCGCTACCTCGTCGGCGGCATGGTCCTGGTGATCATCGGCCTCGGGCTGCTCTCCACCATCGGCGCGGACACCAGCCTGGTGCGGGTCGGCGTGTTCATGGCGGTCCTCGGCGTGGGCCTCGGCGCCACGATGCAGAACCTCGTGCTCGCGGTGCAGAACAACACCGCCCAGCGCGACATGGGCTCGGCCAGCTCCGTGGTCGCGTTCTTCCGCTCGATGGGCGGCTCGATCGGGGTCTCGGTGCTCGGTGCGGTGCTCAGCCACCAGGTCGCCGGCAGCGTCGCCACCGGTCTCGCCAAGCTCGGCGTCCAGCCGGACGCCGCGGGCAGCAGCAGCGCCATCCCGGACATGGCCACCCTGCCGGCGCCGGTGCGCGCGGTCTTCGAGACCGCCTTCGGCGACGCGACCGGCCGGCTGTTCCTGATCGCCGCGCCCTGCGCGCTGGTCGCGCTGATCGCGGTGCTGTTCATCCACGAGGTCCCGCTGCGCACCACGATCGAGCGCGAGGACGAGGCCGTCGAGACCGTCTGACCACACGCTGACCCGGCGCGTCTGGCGGAGAATTCTCCGCCAGACCCGCCGGGTCAGGCTGCTTTCCGGCGCCAGAGGCGCCGGGTCACGCTGAGCGGAACCAGGCGGCGGTGTCCGGGGCGATCCGGCCGTCGACCGGGTCGGGCCCGCTGCTGAGCAGCAGCTCGCCGGCCTCGGCGGGCAGCCGGGAGCGGCGCGACCCGCAGTTCACCACGCACACCAGGTCGCCGCGCCGGAACCCGAACGTGCCGGGTGGGGTGCCGAGCACCTCGACGGCGTCGGGCAGCCCCGCGCGGACCTCCCGGCGGAGCTTCAGCATCCGCCGGAAGAAGCTCAGCGTGGAGCCCTCGTCGCCCTCCTGCGCCTCGACGGTGAGCCCGGCCCAGTCCGCCGGCTGCGGGAGCCACGGCTGGCCCTGACCCGGGCCGAAGCCGTACGGCGCCTCGCTGCCCGACCAGGGCATCGGCACCCGGCAGCCGTCCCGGCCGACCGGGTCGCCGCCGCGGTGGAAGGACGGGTCCTGGCGCAGCTCCGGCGGGACGTCGACCTGCTCGAGGCCGAGCTCCTCACCCTGGTAGACGTAGGCCGAGCCGGGCAGCGCCATCATCGTCAGCGCGGCGGCCCTGGCCCGGGCCCGACCCGCCTCGCCGCCGCCGTACCGGGTGGTCTCGCGCACCACGTCGTGGTTGGAGAGCACCCAGGTGGGGGAGCCGCCGACCAGGCCGACGGAGTCGAAGGTGTCGACGACGACCTTCTTGAACGCGGAGGCCGACCACCTCGCCTCGAGCCAGGTGAAGTTGAAGGTCTGCTGGAGCTCGTCCTCGCGGATGTAGCGCGCCATCGCCTCCGGGGTGCCGGCGCAGGCCTCGGCGACCGCCATCCGCTCGCCGTCGTAGGAGTCCAGGACGGTGCGCCAGTGCCGGTAGACCTCGTGCACCTCGGGCTGGTCCCACATCGGGTGCGGCAGCCGGTGGTGCCGCTCGCGGGGCATCAGGTCGGGGTGCTTGTAGAGCCCGTGCGCTGCGTCCACCCGGAAGCCGTCGACGCCGCGGTCCAGCCAGAACCGCAGGATCGCATCGAACTCGTCGTGGACCTCGCGGCTCCACCAGTTGAGGTCGGGCTGGCTGACGTCGAACAGGTGGAGGTACCACTGGCCGTCCTCGACGCGGGTCCACGCGGGACCGCCGAAGATCGAGACCCAGTTGTTCGGCGGCCTGGCGCCGTCGCGGCCGGTGCCGTCGCGGAACACGTAGCGCTCGCGGACCGGGTCGCCCGGCGCGGCGGCGAGCGCGGCCTGGAACCACGGGTGCTCGGTCGAGGAGTGGTTGGGCACCACGTCGACGATCACCCGGATGTCGAGGTCGTGGGCGGTCTTGAGCATCAGGTCGAAGTCCGCGAGCGTGCCGAACAGCGGGTCGACGTCGCGGTAGTCCGCGACGTCGTAGCCGTGGTCGTGCTGCGGGGAGGGGTAGAACGGGGTGATCCAGACCGAGTCCACGCCGAGGTCGGCGAGGTACGGCAGCCGCTGGGCGATGCCGGCCATGTCGCCGACGCCGTCGCCGTCCCCGTCGGCGAAGCTGCGGACGTAGATCTGGTAGCAGACGGAGTGCTGCCACCACGGGCTCGGGGTCGAGTTGATTTGCACGTTCCAATTGCAGGGCAGACAGGGGAATCGTGTCAAACGGGACCGCGCGCCCCGGTCTCGTTGAACACCGACGGGTCGACCTGGATCCAGGTGTGCCGTGCGGTGGCCACGACCCGGCCGTCGGCGTCGTACAGGGTGCTGGCGGTGAACGACTTGCGGCCCTCGGTCGACAGGTGCCGGCCGACCACCACGTGCGGCTCGCCCACGACCGGGAACGCGTCGACCCGGGCGGTCATCCGGCCCAGCACGCACGGTCGGCCCTCGAGGTCCTCCGACCAGCCGCCGACGCAGTCCAGCGCCGCCCAGGTCGTGCCGGAGCCGCAGCGCTCCACGCCGTCGACCAGGTCGCCGGACTCGGCGTCCTCGGCGTGCGGGACCCAGAGCGAGGCGACGTACCCGCGGTCCCCGGTCGCGCCGCCCACCGGGCCGGGGAAGATCCGCAGGCCGTCGCCCTCGGCGCGGTCCGGCCCGCACGCGAAGCAGGTCGGGAAGGGGTGGTTGCCCAGGCCGGGGTAGCCGAGCATCGCGGCCGCGGCGACGTCGGGTGCGACCTCGTCGACCGCGTCCAGCTCCAGGTCGACGACCCGGGCGGTGGCGACCGGGCCGGTCGCGTCGGCCAGCGTGGTGACGCCGTCGTCGGTCGCGACGGTCATCGCGGTCTCCAGCGGCGGCGGCCGGCGCAGCGTCACCTCGACCGTGCGGCCCCGGTGGCCGGGCACGCGCTCGGCCAGGGCGCCGGAGACGAAGCCGCCGTTGCCGGAGCGGGCGGGCCCGTTGAACCGGGCGGGGACCAGCAGGGTCTGGTTCACGAGCGGATCCTCTCGTAGCGGGCGAGCGCCTCGAGACGTTCGGCGGAGTGGTCCACGATCGGCTCGGGGTAGCCGTCCGGCACCCCGTCCGGGGACGCCGACGGCTGGTGCACGTGCTTGGCCGGCACGTCCGCGAGCTCGGGCACCCAGCGGCGCACGTAGCGGCCGTCCGGGTCGAACTTCGCGCCCTGGGTGGTCGGGTTGAACACCCGGAAGTACGGCGCCGCGTCGGTGCCGCAGCCGGCCACCCACTGCCAGCCGTGCATGTTCGAGGCCACGTCGCCGTCGACCAGCCACTGCATGAAGTGCCGCGCGCCGTGCTGCCACTCGACGTGCAGGTCCTTGACCAGGAAGCTCGCGACGATCATCCGGACCCGGTTGTGCATCCAGCCGGTGGCCCGCAGCTGCCGCATCCCGGCGTCCACGATCGGGAAGCCGGTGCGGCCCTCCCGCCAGGCGTCGAACGGCTCGCCCGGCTCGTCGTACGGCATCGCCCCGAACTCGGGGCGGAGGTACTCCCGCGCGCTGTCCGGCCGCTGGAAGAGCACGTCGGCGTAGAACTCCCGGAAGGCGAGCTCGCGGCGGTAGGCGGTGGCGCCCGCACCGGTGCGCCCGCGAAGGTCGGCGAGCATCGTGCGCGGGTGGATCTCGCCCCACTTCAGGTGCCGCGACATCCGGCTCGTGGTGTCCAGGTCGGGGCGGTCCCGCTCGTCGTCGTAGTCGGCCAGGTGCTCCTCGACGTACGCCGCCCACCTCTTGCGGGCGACCGCCTCGCCGGCCTCGGGGAGCTCCAGCCCGGGGGGCAGCTCCGGGTCGGGGATGTCGGCGGTCTCGTCGAGCGCCAGCCAGGTCGCGCCGGTCGGGGCGTCCACCGGGTCGCGCCAGCCGTGCTCCATCCAGCCCTTGGAGAAAGGCGTGTAGACCTTGTAGGGGTTGCCGGACTGGTTGCGGACCCGGTCCGGCGCCACGGCGTACGGCGAGCCGGTGCGGACCAGCTCGATGCCTGCGTCGGCGAGCGCCTGCTCGACCTCGAGGTCGCGGGCGTGCCCGTAGGGCGCGTAGTCGGCCGCCACGTGCACCCGGCTCGCGCCGACCTGCCGGGCGGCCAGGACGACCTGGCGCACCGGGTTCCCGCGTACGACGGACAGGGACGCCCGGCGCTGGCGGAGCGACGCGTCGAGCGCCCGCAGCGACGCGCCGAGGTAGGCCCGGCGGGTCACACCGGCCGGCCCCCACAGGGCCGGGTCCAGCACGAACAGCGGCAGCACGCCGTCGCTGTCGCAGGCGTCGAGGAGCGCGGGGTTGTCGGCGAGGCGGAGGTCCCGGCGGAACCACATCACGGCTGTCGTGGGCACGACGCCCACTCTGCCAGGGCGCGGAAACCGCGGCCGACCCCCGATGAGACAGAATGGTGCGGTGAGCGACCTGATCGACACCACCGAGATGTACCTCCGGACCATCTACGAGCTGGTCGAGGAGGACATCGTGCCGCTGCGCGCCCGGATCGCCGAGCGGCTGCACCAGAGCGGTCCGACGGTGAGCCAGACGGTCGCGCGGATGGAGCGCGACGGCCTGCTGGTCGTCCAGGGGGGACCGGCACCTCGAGCTCACCGAGGAGGGTCTGCGGCTCGCCGTACGCGTGATGCGCAAGCACCGGCTCGCCGAGCGGCTGCTCACCGACGTGATCGGCCTGGAGTGGGAGCACGTGCACGCCGAGGCCTGCCGCTGGGAGCACGTGATGTCCGAGACCGTCGAGCGCCGGCTCGTCGCGCTGCTCGACCACCCGACCGAGTCGCCCTACGGCAACCCGATCCCCGGACTCGCCGAGCTCGGCGAGCCGGCCCCGACCGCCGCCTCGACCGCCGAGGCGGAGCCCCTCGACACGGTCGCCAAGGGCCCGGAGGAGATCCGGGTGCTGGTCCGCCGCATCGGCGAGGAGATGCAGAAGGACGAGCTGGTGATGGCGGCGCTGCGCCGGGTCGGCGCGATGCCGGACAAGGTCGTGGTGGTGGCCGCCGGCGCCGAGGGCGTGCTGATCGGCAGCGGCGGCGAGACCGCCGAGATCGACCCCGAGCTCGCCGCGCACCTGTTCGTGCACCGCCTCTGACCTGCAGCGCGGCCGGTCGGGCTCGTTGAGGCCCCTCCCGCGCCACGGGTCTGCTTGGATGGCCGGATGCGCGAGGGACACCGGATCGACGTCGTCGGCCTGACCAAGCGGTTCGGCGCGGTCACCGCGCTCGACGACCTGACGTTCTCGGTGCAGCCCGGGGTGGTGACCGGGTTCCTGGGCCCCAACGGGGCCGGCAAGACCACCACGCTGCGCTGCCTGCTCGGCCTGGTCGCGCCGACGTCGGGGTCCGCGACGGTCGACGGGCGGCGCTACCGCGACCTGGAGCGGCCGCTGGCCACCGTCGGCGCGGCGCTCGAGGCCGCCGACTTCCACCCCGGCCGCACCGCCCGCGCGCACCTGCAGGTGATCGCCCTCGCCTCCGGCGTCCCGCGGGGGCGCGTGGACCAGCTGCTCGGCCTGGTCGGCCTCGAGGAGTTCGCCGACCCGTCGGGTCGGCGGCTACTCCCTCGGCATGCGGCAGCGGCTCGGCCTCGCCCAGGCGCTCCTCGGCGACCCGCCGGTGCTGATCCTCGACGAGCCCGCCAACGGCCTCGACCCGGCCGGCATCGCCTGGCTCCGGCAGTTCCTGCGCTCGCTGGCCGCCGACGGGCGCACCGTGCTGGTCTCCAGCCACGTGCTCTCCGAGGTCGAGCAGACCGTCGACGACATCGTGGTGATCGCCCGCGGCCGGCTGGTGCGGCAGGGGACCCTGGCGTCCCTGGAGGCCGGCCCCGCCGCCGTGCTCCTGCGCACGCCCACGCCCGAGCTGCTGGCCGACGCGCTCGCGCCGTACGCCGTGACGACCGTGGGGGACCGGCTCCGCGTCGAGGGCTGCTCGACGGACGAGGTCGGCCACCTGGCGCACGTGCACGGCGTCGAGCTGCACGAGCTGGCGGCGGAGGCGAGCGACCTGGAGAAGGTGTTCCTCGACCTGACGCGCGACGAGGGGGGCGGCGTGACCACCGCACTGGTGCGCTCGGAGCTGCGCAAGATCACTTCGACCCGGCTGTGGTGGGGGCTGCTGGTCGGGGCGGTCGTCTACACGGTGATCCAGGCCGCCGCGAACGCCGCGCTGGCCGGCAGCGACCCCGGGGCGGGGCAGCCCGCCACCGCCGCGCTGGACACCGCCGAGGCGATTCGGACGATCTACGCGAGCTCCCCGTTCCAGGGCAGCTACATCTTCGCGATGATCCTCGGCATCACCGGGATGACGGGGGAGTACCGCTACCAGACGATCACCCCGACCTTCCTCGCGACACCGCGCCGGGCCCGCGTGGTGCTCGGCAAGATGGCCGCGCACCTGGTGGTGGGCGTCGGCTACGGCGTCGTCTGTGTGCTGTTCGCGCTGCTCGTCGGCGGCGTGGTGATCGCGATCCGGGGCTACCCGCTCGGGTACGGCGCCGACCGGCTGTGGTCCTCGGTCCTGCTGGCGGTGCTCGCCGTCGGTCTCTGGACGATGCTCGGGATCGGCATCGGCACGCTGATCCGCAACCAGGTCGCGGCGGTGCTGGTCGCGGTCTTCGTGACGTTCCTGGTCGAGCCGCTGGCCACCTTCGTCCTCGCCGCCAACGACCTGGATGCGATCGTGGAAGTGGCTGCCGACCAACGCCTCGACGGCGCTGACGTCCCCGGGGAGCACGTTCGTGGAGTACCTCCCCTGGTGGGCCGGCGGCCTGGTCCTGCTCGGCTACGCGGCGGTCCTGGCCGGGGTGGGCGTCCGGCTGTCGGTGCGCCGCGACATCACCTGAGCCGAGTTGTCAGGCGGTGAGTCGGCTGGAGCCGACTCACCGCCTGACAACTCGGAGGGAGGGGACGCCCACGGCGACCAGGTCGGCCGCCAATCGCCGTTGGTGGTACCTCGCCTCGGTGGCGGTGCAGCGGAGCACGGTGCGTCCCGAGGCGACGATGCCCCGCTCGCGGGACAGGTCGGCCTCCCAGTGCTCCACCCGGGCGTGGTGGCTGCCGTCGACCTCGAGCACGACGATCCGGCCGTCCGCCAGCTCCCACTCGCAGTCGAGGTAGCGCCGGCGACCGGTCCGGTCCGGCCGGACCCGCTGCCGCTGCGGCGGGCGCAGGTCGAAGCGCCGGCACATCGCGGCGACGTCGATCTCGCCGAGCGCCTCGGCGCCGCCGGCGATGTCGTCGACCGCCAGCCGCATCG
It encodes:
- a CDS encoding glycoside hydrolase family 13 protein, producing MQINSTPSPWWQHSVCYQIYVRSFADGDGDGVGDMAGIAQRLPYLADLGVDSVWITPFYPSPQHDHGYDVADYRDVDPLFGTLADFDLMLKTAHDLDIRVIVDVVPNHSSTEHPWFQAALAAAPGDPVRERYVFRDGTGRDGARPPNNWVSIFGGPAWTRVEDGQWYLHLFDVSQPDLNWWSREVHDEFDAILRFWLDRGVDGFRVDAAHGLYKHPDLMPRERHHRLPHPMWDQPEVHEVYRHWRTVLDSYDGERMAVAEACAGTPEAMARYIREDELQQTFNFTWLEARWSASAFKKVVVDTFDSVGLVGGSPTWVLSNHDVVRETTRYGGGEAGRARARAAALTMMALPGSAYVYQGEELGLEQVDVPPELRQDPSFHRGGDPVGRDGCRVPMPWSGSEAPYGFGPGQGQPWLPQPADWAGLTVEAQEGDEGSTLSFFRRMLKLRREVRAGLPDAVEVLGTPPGTFGFRRGDLVCVVNCGSRRSRLPAEAGELLLSSGPDPVDGRIAPDTAAWFRSA
- a CDS encoding MDR family MFS transporter, with the translated sequence MTDTAQTTATPAPHVEEPMSHREVLEALSGLLLALFVAMLSSTVVTNALPRIVTDLNGSESGYTWIVVATLLTMTASTPVWGKLADLFNKKMLVQTALVIYSIGSLIAAVAPNMGSLIAARAVQGLGVGGLTALVQVVIASIVSPRERGRYSGYIGAVFALATVSGPLIGGVIVDSPLGWRGCFFVGLPIAVIAFGVLQKTLHVQTVKREVSIDCLGALLLTGGVSTLLIWVSLAGHDFDWASVTTGWMIALGVLLLVAAVVTEMRAKEPIIPLRLFRDRTTSLATFASVMIGIAMFGSTVYLSQYFQIAHGMTPTHAGLMTIAMVGGLMVSSLTTGRIISRTGVWKRYLVGGMVLVIIGLGLLSTIGADTSLVRVGVFMAVLGVGLGATMQNLVLAVQNNTAQRDMGSASSVVAFFRSMGGSIGVSVLGAVLSHQVAGSVATGLAKLGVQPDAAGSSSAIPDMATLPAPVRAVFETAFGDATGRLFLIAAPCALVALIAVLFIHEVPLRTTIEREDEAVETV
- a CDS encoding ABC transporter permease subunit — protein: MRQRLGLAQALLGDPPVLILDEPANGLDPAGIAWLRQFLRSLAADGRTVLVSSHVLSEVEQTVDDIVVIARGRLVRQGTLASLEAGPAAVLLRTPTPELLADALAPYAVTTVGDRLRVEGCSTDEVGHLAHVHGVELHELAAEASDLEKVFLDLTRDEGGGVTTALVRSELRKITSTRLWWGLLVGAVVYTVIQAAANAALAGSDPGAGQPATAALDTAEAIRTIYASSPFQGSYIFAMILGITGMTGEYRYQTITPTFLATPRRARVVLGKMAAHLVVGVGYGVVCVLFALLVGGVVIAIRGYPLGYGADRLWSSVLLAVLAVGLWTMLGIGIGTLIRNQVAAVLVAVFVTFLVEPLATFVLAANDLDAIVEVAADQRLDGADVPGEHVRGVPPLVGRRPGPARLRGGPGRGGRPAVGAPRHHLSRVVRR
- a CDS encoding MFS transporter, with the translated sequence MQTTGEDRRSWWRSVVTDIRPLQVSAPYRRLFFGNTIAQLGQQMSNVAVAIQVYALTHSSFYVGLVGVFALVPLVVLGLYGGSIADAVDRRLLALVASAGLWSVSIALLVQAYVGNTSVWLLYGCIAVQSGFYAVNNPARSAMVPRLLDRELISAAAALNMASANLGMTLGPMLGALAVGWGGFAVAYGVDVVTFAAAYYALLRMPRMPPLHDSPRAGLKSVLDGLRFLRRSPNLRMTFVLDLCAMVLAQPRALFPALAYKVYGGGAGVVGLLQAAPAAGAIVAFLFSGWITKVRLQGLAIVIAVLVYGAAVGGVGLTDVLWIGVAFLAVSGMADMISSAYRNTVLQVAAPDHLRGRLQGVFIVVVAGGPRAGDFLAGSVASHTGEQLALVLGGAACIVGVLTASALSRRFLEYDARHPTP
- a CDS encoding cryptochrome/photolyase family protein, which translates into the protein MPTTAVMWFRRDLRLADNPALLDACDSDGVLPLFVLDPALWGPAGVTRRAYLGASLRALDASLRQRRASLSVVRGNPVRQVVLAARQVGASRVHVAADYAPYGHARDLEVEQALADAGIELVRTGSPYAVAPDRVRNQSGNPYKVYTPFSKGWMEHGWRDPVDAPTGATWLALDETADIPDPELPPGLELPEAGEAVARKRWAAYVEEHLADYDDERDRPDLDTTSRMSRHLKWGEIHPRTMLADLRGRTGAGATAYRRELAFREFYADVLFQRPDSAREYLRPEFGAMPYDEPGEPFDAWREGRTGFPIVDAGMRQLRATGWMHNRVRMIVASFLVKDLHVEWQHGARHFMQWLVDGDVASNMHGWQWVAGCGTDAAPYFRVFNPTTQGAKFDPDGRYVRRWVPELADVPAKHVHQPSASPDGVPDGYPEPIVDHSAERLEALARYERIRS